The proteins below come from a single Yamadazyma tenuis chromosome 5, complete sequence genomic window:
- a CDS encoding uncharacterized protein (EggNog:ENOG503P4HI; COG:K) — MSHTPTQTPTTKKTNKKLPMIVDIALDGNGKQIYQVHESSKFVRREMPRSTKFNSSTTDLLDELDEEKTPIRKILGTISPSTLNQKKVSDDDSGEDSSVTEPESATRHGSMGNMLFPDEGDEYSGDLLDKNKDIWSDDVELAFEEVLSIIPKNGLNKIKISGRSCGRNELISDYILTKTGKYRTRKQVSSHIQVIKNLGKRLDVIKLINEGPSFKDDKEQMENTKKFEEIFSQINLNKSLGFNKAPKRQYSNSEPAHGGKKLKSKPHPLQLSTMNLMIENFYMSIYDSMLNNPIILSLHDNQEITSLKLKPNANISNRFPELISMNNLNLPILHNLVRIQLPTNFPLNYSIGQGLKTNLFIRGPAGSEEKQYSMFTIIYNYGKDFFKINENHIKLNDNYDFLNKFWKFFLDNEMNSNINTINHLTIKQILYEDDPVTKDENMAGHNTILKIPKRKIKHIFLWEFVKVNDLKDAVTTTSRLLLPDTVDDQVFPQVVTFNSNYYDPAGPSTGTTADSNPFTNPSYVSSAQTDFGAMDYKLKRENPDEDLGLNTMSLNPSMPLAMVTSSPLPPAPVPVSGPMPVPHGAGSAAHSQGLGGPMYSQPMQMPMGANFQHLDYDYQFLYGEPPYPGHQ; from the coding sequence ATGTCCCATACTCCAACACAAACCcctaccaccaaaaagacCAACAAAAAGCTCCCTATGATTGTGGACATAGCCCTCGATGGAAATGGCAAGCAAATATACCAGGTCCACGAGTCCAGCAAGTTTGTTCGAAGAGAAATGCCTAGATCCACCAAATTTAACAGTTCTACCACAGACCTACTTGATGAACTCGACGAAGAAAAAACTCCCATCCGCAAGATTTTGGGGACCATTAGTCCTAGCACCTTGAACCAAAAGAAAGTCAGTGATGACGACTCGGGTGAGGATTCGAGTGTTACAGAACCCGAAAGTGCCACTAGACACGGGTCTATGGGGAATATGCTTTTCCCAGACGAAGGGGATGAGTACTCTGGTGACCTTCTCGACAAGAACAAGGACATCTGGTCGGACGATGTGGAATTGGCGTTTGAAGAGGTGTTGTCGATCATTCCCAAGAATGGCCTCAATAAGATCAAAATCAGTGGACGATCCTGTGGCCGAAATGAGTTGATCAGTGACTATATCTTAACCAAAACTGGCAAGTACCGTACCAGAAAACAGGTCTCAAGTCACATACAGGTAATCAAGAATTTGGGCAAACGACTCGATgtcatcaagttgataaacGAAGGACCTTCATTTAAAGACGACAAGGAGCAGATGGAgaacaccaagaagttcgaGGAGATATTTCTGCAAATCAACCTCAACAAGTCGTTGGGTTTCAACAAGGCCCCCAAGAGGCAATATTCTAACTCTGAGCCGGCTCACGGTGGGAAGAAACTTAAGTCCAAACCACATCCCTTGCAATTGTCGaccatgaacttgatgattgaaaacttctACATGTCGATTTATGACTCCATGCTCAATAACCCGATAATATTATCCTTACATGATAACCAGGAGATCACCagcttgaagttgaagccAAATGCCAACATCTCCAATAGGTTTCCGGAGCTCATTAGCAtgaacaatttgaacttACCGATTTTGCACAACTTGGTGAGAATCCAGTTACCTACCAACTTTCCTCTCAACTACTCGATTGGCCAGGGATTGAagaccaacttgttcattAGAGGACCCGCTGGACTGGAAGAGAAGCAGTACTCGATGTTCACGATCATTTACAACTATGGGAAagactttttcaaaatcaacgaaaaccatatcaagttgaacgatAACTacgacttcttgaacaagttttggaaattttTCCTCGACAACGAAATGAAttccaacatcaacaccatcaatCACTTGACCATCAAGCAAATTCTCTACGAGGATGATCCCGTCACTAAGGACGAAAATATGGCTGGCCACAAtaccattttgaaaattCCCAAACGGAAAATCAAACACATCTTCTTGTGGGAGTTCGTCAAGGTGAACGACCTCAAGGATGCTGTTACCACCACCTCACGATTGTTGCTTCCTGACACAGTGGATGACCAGGTTTTTCCTCAGGTGGTTACATTTAACTCCAACTATTACGACCCGGCAGGCCCTAGTACAGGTACTACCGCCGACTCCAATCCCTTCACCAACCCATCGTATGTTTCGTCCGCCCAAACAGACTTTGGTGCCATGGACTATAAACTCAAGCGAGAGAATCCTGATGAAGACCTAGGCTTGAACACCATGAGCTTGAACCCTCTGATGCCGTTGGCAATGGTCACTCTGTCGCCGCTCCCACCTGCTCCTGTGCCGGTCTCTGGCCCCATGCCCGTCCCACACGGTGCCGGCTCTGCTGCACACTCTCAGGGTTTAGGAGGCCCAATGTATTCGCAGCCAATGCAAATGCCCATGGGTGCAAATTTCCAGCATCTAGACTACGACTACCAATTTCTCTACGGAGAACCCCCGTACCCAGGTCACCAATAA
- the ADE2 gene encoding phosphoribosylaminoimidazole carboxylase ade2 (BUSCO:EOG09261D4D; EggNog:ENOG503NWET; COG:F), translating into MDTQTVGILGGGQLGRMLVEAASRLNVRTRILDKGLSPAKQINASEVHVDGSFTDYKSIKELALQSDVLTVEIEHVDVAALEQVRVETGIKIYPLPETIRLIQDKYLQKEHLIKHDIQVVESVALNENSREEVLKIADKLGFPLMLKSRTLAYDGRGNFVVKTKDSIEEGLEFLKDRPLYAEKWCPFVKELAVMVVRSIEGEVFNYPIVETIHKDNICHLVYCPAPVNASVMAKAEILARNAIKTFPGCGIFGIEMFVLENGELLINEIAPRPHNSGHYTIDSCVTSQFEAHIRAITNLPLPKNFTCLTNSSVHSIMLNVLGDKEHNKELQVCRRAMELPNTSVYLYGKTSRPQRKMGHINVVDTSISNCERKLDYILGEATSYEVPVEGDQKPLVSIVMGSDSDLVVMSQGADILKKFGVPFELTIVSAHRTPIRMQQFAMQAQGRGIKCIIAGAGGAAHLPGMVAALTSLPVIGVPVKGSTLDGVDSLHSIVQMPRGIPVATVAINNSTNAALLAIRILGTDDEKWLNEMNQYMLNMESEVLTKVERLERVGYEKYFSFGK; encoded by the coding sequence ATGGATACTCAAACAGTAGGAATCTTGGGAGGAGGCCAGTTGGGCCGAATGTTGGTCGAAGCTGCCAGCAGATTGAACGTCCGCACCCGTATTTTGGACAAGGGCTTGTCGCCCGCCAAACAAATCAATGCATCGGAAGTACATGTTGATGGCTCATTTACTGATTACAAGAGCATTAAGGAGTTGGCCCTTCAATCAGACGTATTGACGGTTGAAATCGAGCACGTTGATGTTGCTGCTTTGGAGCAGGTGCGAGTTGAAACTGGAATCAAGATTTATCCTTTGCCGGAAACTATAAGGTTGATCCAGGATAAGTACTTGCAAAAAGAGCATTTAATCAAACATGATATTCAGGTCGTTGAATCTGTGGCGTTGAACGAGAATAGTCGTGAAGaagttttgaagattgCTGATAAGCTTGGGTTCCcgttgatgttgaaatcaagaactttggcGTATGATGGCAGAGGCAACTTTGTGGTGAAGACCAAAGACTCAATCGAAGAAGGtcttgaattcttgaaggacCGTCCTTTGTACGCCGAGAAATGGTGTCCGTTTGTCAAGGAGTTGGCAGTCATGGTTGTGAGATCCATCGAAGGGGAAGTTTTCAACTACCCAATTGTGGAAACCATCCATAAAGATAACATCTGTCATTTGGTGTATTGCCCTGCTCCAGTGAATGCTTCTGTAATGGCAAAAGCCGAAATTTTAGCCAGGAATGCCATCAAGACGTTTCCTGGATGTGGCATTTTTGGAATCGAGATGTTTGTGTTGGAAAACGGCGAActtttgatcaacgaaATTGCTCCAAGACCCCACAATTCCGGACATTATACCATTGACTCGTGTGTTACATCTCAGTTTGAGGCTCACATTAGGGCCATCACAAACCTCCCCTTACCCAAGAACTTTACATGCTTAACCAACTCATCCGTTCACTCGATTATGTTGAATGTTTTGGGTGATAAAGAACATAATAAAGAGTTACAGGTGTGTCGCAGAGCCATGGAATTGCCAAACACCAGTGTGTACCTATATGGAAAGACATCTAGACCCCAGAGGAAAATGGGCCACATCAACGTCGTCGACACTTCTATCTCCAACTGTGAACGTAAACTTGATTATATTTTAGGGGAAGCTACATCATATGAAGTTCCAGTTGAAGGTGATCAAAAGCCATTGGTCTCTATTGTAATGGGCTCTGATTCCGACTTAGTAGTCATGTCCCAGGGTGCcgatatcttgaagaagtttggaGTTCCTTTCGAATTGACCATTGTTTCTGCCCACAGAACTCCTATAAGAATGCAACAGTTTGCTATGCAGGCCCAGGGAAGAGGTATCAAGTGTATAATAGCCGGGGCTGGTGGTGCTGCCCATTTACCAGGAATGGTTGCTGCTTTGACCTCTTTGCCAGTGATAGGTGTCCCTGTAAAGGGGTCCACTTTGGATGGAGTAGACTCCTTACACTCGATTGTACAAATGCCTAGGGGAATTCCTGTGGCCACCGTTGCCATTAACAATTCCACTAATGCGGCATTGTTGGCTATCCGTATATTGGGTactgatgatgagaaaTGGCTCAATGAAATGAACCAATACATGTTAAACATGGAAAGCGAGGTGTTAACAAAGGTCGAAAGGTTAGAGAGAGTTGGCTACGAGAAGTATTTTTCTTTTGGGAAATAG
- the RPL19B gene encoding 60S ribosomal protein eL19 (EggNog:ENOG503NUT0; COG:J): MANLRTQKRLAASVVGVGKRKIWLDPNETSELASANSRQAIRKLYRNGTIVKKPAVVHSRSRARALKESKSLGRHMGYGKRKGTADARMPAQVLWMRRLRVLRRLLAKYRDAKKIDKHLYHSLYKSAKGNTFKHKRSLVEHIIQAKAEALRENSLKVEAEARRSKNKAARERRQQRVAEKREAFLNDN; this comes from the coding sequence ATGGCTAACTTAAGAACCCAAAAGAGATTAGCTGCTTCCGTTGTCGGAGTTGGTAAGAGAAAGATCTGGTTAGACCCTAACGAAACCAGTGAACTCGCCAGCGCTAACTCGAGACAAGCCATCAGAAAGTTGTACAGAAATGGTACCATTGTCAAGAAGCCAGCTGTTGTTCACTCTAGATCTAGAGCTAGAGCCTTAAAGGAAAGCAAGAGTTTAGGTAGACACATGGGTTACGGTAAGAGAAAGGGTACTGCCGACGCCAGAATGCCAGCCCaagttttgtggatgagaAGATTGAGAGTGTTGAGAAGATTATTGGCTAAATACAGAGATGCTAAGAAGATCGACAAGCACTTATACCACTCGTTATACAAATCTGCCAAGGGTAACACCTTTAAACACAAGAGATCATTAGTCGAACACATCATCCAGGCCAAGGCTGAAGCTTTGAGAGAAAACTCCTTGAAGgttgaagctgaagctagaagatccaagaacaaggCTGCTCGTGAAAGAAGACAACAAAGAGTCGCTGAAAAGAGAGAAGCTTTCTTGAACGACAACTAA
- a CDS encoding uncharacterized protein (EggNog:ENOG503P55C; COG:S) → MAKSLRSKNVLRAKSIKRNKEFKDLDDKRRERLANKMKEELNKQDKTGSKLEDNEAVNADKKISTSGWRDSRKSQYKQKKNSKKKTGKALKF, encoded by the coding sequence ATGGCCAAATCATTAAGATCCAAGAACGTGTTAAGGGCCAAAAGCATAAAGAGAAACAAGGAGTTCAAGGACCTTGATGATAAGAGACGGGAGAGACTCGCCAACAAAATGaaggaagagttgaacaagcAAGACAAGACTGGTAGTAAGCTCGAAGATAATGAAGCGGTGAATGCCGATAAGAAGATCTCAACCTCCGGGTGGAGAGACTCCAGGAAGCTGCAGTACAAGCAGAAAAAGAACAGTAAGAAAAAGACTGGCAAGGCATTGAAATTCTAA
- a CDS encoding uncharacterized protein (BUSCO:EOG092618M2; COG:T; EggNog:ENOG503NWQ8) translates to MGTLKEPQFRQVESSTKERPTEYHVSRIIGDYGFVDLHSKRSLYNYKPHYHRPFQTNQTETISEVIRHKKKQAEYDMDEQDSLYLEHRNRQPENTLDLSPEVFEIAMTILENLWMDLESQMKSLAGDEETMAIDLDLDGGSNINKYGHDDGIVFGTVDDQKCAVCNDSDGDNTNAIVFCDGCNIAVHQECYGVAFIPEGSWLCRKCMINQHKQFDCCFCPSKTGAFKQLDNSLWSHVVCGLWINELYFANPIYLEPIEGIDSIPKSRWKLTCYICKQKMGACVQCSNRSCFQAYHVTCAKRAQLYMSMTKGFLAAVKDKSTLKSFCDKHTPTDYILTQNEIIDGINKARVYFRDLTLLNLEKDKLDRNKQLNNKLNMFKWKTESNTPIAPRRFSQVLSAKLFEMKLDSIDDNGNLGILRGLGNKPTRTKESYLAELEQMSNDICRYWCLKRESKNGAPLIRKNNNLINTSSILYGSNTLQEVQEKLDFGKTLVADLEKVIHLSDLSLHRQYIQQQLMLADQHLMQTSFFPVSQLIRIILQELTKRYDSKKVLTNWKSRISDVSLKNISNLNDQLQIHSVAQLQKHLNELNQLVVSENKLTNNVVKVCARFYNGFAAKYQDYIEVEADLKQLPAPVHLTAEKVTLVDDLDYSDLSEVDPLDEGAEDKLVAFLGNGKQRRW, encoded by the coding sequence ATGGGAACGCTCAAAGAGCCACAATTCCGCCAGGTAGAGTCCAGCACGAAGGAACGGCCGACAGAGTATCACGTGAGTCGCATAATCGGGGACTACGGGTTTGTGGACCTACACTCCAAGCGTCTGCTCTATAACTACAAACCACACTACCACCGGCCTTTCCAAACCAACCAAACCGAAACCATTTCGGAAGTGATCCGCCACAAAAAGAAGCAGGCTGAGTATGATATGGACGAGCAGGACCTGTTGTACCTCGAGCATCGTAACCGGCAACCGGAGAACACTCTCGATTTGAGTCCAGAGGTGTTTGAGATCGCGATGACCATCCTTGAGAACTTGTGGATGGACCTTGAGAGCCAGATGAAGTCACTTGCAGGCGATGAGGAGACTATGGCGATAGATCTCGACCTCGATGGAGGGCtgaacatcaacaagtacgGTCACGACGACGGGATAGTGTTTGGGACCGTTGACGATCAGAAATGTGCTGTTTGTAACGACAGTGATGGAGACAACACCAATGCGATTGTATTCTGCGACGGGTGCAATATAGCCGTGCACCAGGAGTGTTATGGGGTGGCATTCATCCCCGAAGGCCTGTGGTTATGTCGGAAATGTATGATCAACCAGCACAAGCAGTTTGACTGTTGCTTTTGTCCGAGCAAGACAGGAGCATTCAAGCAGCTCGACAACTCATTGTGGAGTCACGTGGTGTGCGGCCTTTGGATCAACGAGTTGTACTTTGCCAACCCGATCTACTTGGAGCCAATCGAGGGAATTGACCTGATCCCCAAGAGCAGGTGGAAGCTCACATGCTATATCTGCAAACAAAAAATGGGAGCATGCGTCCAGTGTTCGAACCGCAGCTGTTTCCAAGCGTACCACGTCACCTGTGCCAAACGGGCTCAGTTATATATGTCGATGACCAAAGGGTTTCTCGCTGCTGTCAAGGATAAACTGACTCTAAAGTCGTTCTGTGATAAGCACACTCCTACCGATTACATTCTAACCCAAAATGAGATCATCGACGGCATCAACAAAGCACGGGTTTATTTCCGAGATTTGACGTTGTTGAACCTTGAGAAGGATAAGCTTGACCGGAACAAGCAGCTCAAcaataagttgaacatGTTCAAGTGGAAAACCGAAAGTAATACCCCAATAGCTCCACGACGGTTCAGTCAAGTACTTTCTGCTAAGCTTTTCGAGATGAAGTTGGATTCAATAGACGATAACGGCAATTTAGGAATCCTCCGAGGATTGGGCAATAAACCCACGAGGACCAAGGAACTGTACCTTGctgaacttgaacaaatgAGTAACGATATCTGCAGGTATTGGTGTTTAAAACGGGAATCCAAGAATGGAGCCCCGTTGATCCgcaagaacaacaacttgatcaacacgTCGTCAATTCTCTACGGCAGCAATACGCTCCAAGAGGTGCAAGAAAAACTCGATTTCGGCAAGACCCTCGTGGCGGACCTAGAAAAGGTAATTCATCTCAGTGACTTAAGCTTGCATAGACAGTATATACAACAACAGCTCATGCTTGCTGACCAGCACTTGATGCAAACGTCCTTTTTCCCTGTGTCACAGCTCATTCGTATCATTTTACAGGAGCTCACCAAACGGTACGACTCAAAAAAAGTGCTTACCAATTGGAAAAGCCGGATCAGTGACGTGAGCCTCAAAAATATTTCAAACCTTAATGATCAACTCCAGATCCATAGCGTGGCccagttgcaaaaacatTTGAACGAGCTCAACCAGCTTGTTGTGCTGGAAAACAAACTCACTAATAATGTGGTCAAGGTATGTGCCCGTTTCTACAACGGCTTCGCCGCCAAGTACCAAGACTATATCGAGGTGGAAGCTGACCTAAAGCAGCTTCCGGCACCAGTGCATCTCACTGCTGAAAAGGTGACGTTGGTCGACGATCTAGATTATAGTGACCTCAGTGAGGTGGATCCTTTGGACGAGGGAGCGGAGGATAAGTTGGTGGCCTTTTTGGGTAATGGTAAGCAGCGGCGGTGGTAG
- the cmk1 gene encoding Calcium/calmodulin-dependent protein kinase type I (EggNog:ENOG503NX22; COG:T): MTEQSSWPPKEATNKRRNSYIKFDSPCNYTVSKKALGEGSYSTVFECKNIKTSRHYAAKRYTKKLVYGIEDMLQNEFSVLKAISQSHKNLLSLVDYFETEQFFFLVTDLAKGGELFDRIITGANERLAEFEAVKVTKQLVDTIEFLHSKNIIHRDIKAENILFQTKTSTNILLADFGSARVLSSSEKLYNRCGTLSYMAPQTLNKSGYSFEADMWAVGVLVYFMLCGYMPFDCETDEETMEAITKGDYMFEPTSYWNHISSAAKDFIRQCFQLDPDKRMTAEEANTHPFVSPLTSKSSYSSYLNLNSLASNTPSSIFTSSASNLSLANKLKESLQNLQNIQRDPRASYTLSRTSSDFGDEKLKGAMCESPNIISKFSTPVASTAVSRAASVEQITSSVPKLSVDQKHAPTTFYI, translated from the coding sequence ATGACAGAACAATCCAGCTGGCCCCCCAAGGAGGCCACCaacaaaagaagaaacagctACATCAAGTTCGACTCACCATGCAACTACACCGTGAGTAAAAAAGCGTTGGGAGAAGGCTCCTATTCAACGGTTTTCGAGTGCAAAAACATTAAAACTTCAAGGCATTATGCCGCCAAACGGTACACTAAGAAGCTTGTGTATGGTATAGAAGACATGCTCCAGAATGAATTCAGTGTCCTTAAGGCTATCAGTCAGAGTCACAAAAATTTACTTAGTCTAGTGGACTATTTTGAAACCgaacaattcttcttcctcgtcaCCGACCTTGCAAAAGGCGGAGAACTATTCGATCGGATAATCACCGGTGCCAACGAAAGGCTTGCAGAGTTTGAAGCTGTGAAAGTTACAAAACAGTTGGTAGACACCATTGAGTTTCTACACTCTAAAAACATCATCCACAGGGACATAAAGGCAGAAAACATACTTTTCCAGACCAAAACTAGCACCAACATTTTATTGGCTGACTTTGGTTCAGCCAGGGTACTTTCCTCTTCGGAAAAGTTGTACAATAGATGTGGGACACTCAGCTATATGGCACCTCAGACGCTTAACAAATCAGGTTACTCTTTTGAAGCGGATATGTGGGCAGTCGGGGTGCTTGTCTACTTCATGCTCTGTGGATATATGCCATTCGACTGTGAaactgatgaagaaactaTGGAAGCTATCACAAAAGGAGATTATATGTTTGAGCCTACGTCCTACTGGAACCATATAAGCAGTGCTGCAAAAGACTTTATCCGGCAGTgcttccaacttgatccCGATAAAAGAATGACTGCAGAAGAAGCTAATACACATCCATTTGTGAGTCCATTGACTTCCAAATCGTCTTATTCGTCatacttgaacttgaactcaCTCGCATCCAACACCCCGAGCTCAATATTTACCTCATCTGCTAGTAATTTGAGCTTAGCAAACAAACTCAAGGAGTCACTCCAGAACCTTCAGAACATACAGAGAGATCCTCGGGCACTGTATACACTTTCCCGGACTTCTAGCGACTTTGgagatgaaaagttgaaaggAGCCATGTGCGAGTCCCCCaacatcatctccaaattcaGCACCCCTGTAGCTTCAACCGCAGTTTCAAGGGCGGCCAGTGTCGAGCAAATTACCTCCAGCGTCCCCAAACTCTCGGTAGATCAGAAACATGCTCCAACGACGTTTTACATATGA